A region of Stigmatopora nigra isolate UIUO_SnigA chromosome 6, RoL_Snig_1.1, whole genome shotgun sequence DNA encodes the following proteins:
- the LOC144198627 gene encoding uncharacterized protein LOC144198627 codes for MYTFFDCLTLMLTIGGDQNPRDGEPPFFFPSTAVPSRATAGGVNDVRPRSSPPGAARRLSPRRADKVSSQLGSPGERAGAPASSSSPPPRRLLLATFFLPCLLRVIS; via the exons ATGTACACGTTTTTTGACTGTTTGACTCTTATGTTGACGATAGGTGGCGACCAGAATCCACGGGATGGCgagccgccatttttttttccctccacggCGGTCCCCAGCCGGGCCACGGCGGGAGGCGTTAATGATGTGAGGCCTCGCTCTTCTCCGCCGGGAGCCGCCCGCCGTCTGTCGCCAC GGCGTGCTGACAAAGTGTCAAGTCAGCTGGGCTCACCTGGCGAGCGAGCTGGTGCGCCCGCCTCCTCCTCGTCGCCTCCTCCTCGTCGCCTCCTCCTTGCAACCTTCTTCCTACCTTGTCTACTGAGAG tgATTTCCTGA
- the LOC144198227 gene encoding MICAL-like protein 2: MAAVKALQQWCRLQCDGYRDVAVSNMTTSFRDGLAFCAIIHKHRPDLINFDSLKKENIYDNNNLAFKIAEEQLGIPALLDAEDMVALKVPDRLSILTYVSQYYNYFHGRSPIGGVAAVKRPAEPIPVGPPGKENAPVVSKLFKPAKENHPPPTINVTMPTPNPRHPRTTTQEFSGSKGHSTGTLSNKCASCNNHVHLVQRYLMAGKLYHRNCAKLLDPPKSSSLLRDTPPSILPPVGLLKSDTVTPVAPPRVVPPRVTTTSPVRKPSPISRKSPSPQRAHLKPITPFVEKPTSPSSKRRSPNDITITTPVLKPVAAPRASATAAKTIQSKLKFFQAESGDTKPASDRILTVFKSVPATEEPHGGQLGLGNVVGNRSNTGEDKESPRKHRDGGQVGHFGNGNIKAGKNQLKENVDESKADTKKHGAFEVSGWKALLKPNMEESNTSKPTPKSDMSKKSDAILQVQSGKKEAGGGKKEVVGGGKMEVEVGKKTGWGRKEVEGGKKEVEGGKKTGWGKKEAEGGKMEVEWGKKKTGWGKEAEGEKKEVEGGKKEVEGGKKEVGWVKKEVEGGKKEAGGGKKEVVGGKKEVVGGKKEVVGGKKEVVGGKKEVVVGKKEVVGGKKEVESGRGRLRLKVNPSIFSDLKLPSLEPSPIRSTTPERGSTPVPPPDTSEKETPADWRSMLKPVSKESKSADPSQTSPQGRTNNNTGASHLISEVLLRPVKPPSSQGISSGPNGAKTKTTSVAKVVKMRPDFIPKEVILKELTEIEDQLDQLEKRGVTLEAKLRHSEDEGQDDSVMDELMVEWFTLIRNKQVAMRRESELVYVGKTQDLEEEQPSVEQELRKLMEKADHLKTPSERKREEELMSKLMEIVNDRNAIVEGLDEDRLREEEEDQQLDKLLENFSVKKDKSKKKSSMAKLFAWGNKKEA; encoded by the exons ATGGCGGCGGTCAAGGCTCTCCAGCAGTGGTGCCGGCTTCAGTGTGACGGTTATCGGGATGTGGCCGTCAGTAACATGACGACGTCGTTCCGGGATGGCTTGGCGTTCTGCGCCATCATTCACAAACACAGACCGGACCTCAT AAACTTTGACTCCTTGAAGAAAGAAAACATCTATGACAACAACAACCTG GCCTTCAAAATAGCCGAAGAGCAACTGGGAATCCCCGCACTTTTGGACGCGGAAGACATGGTGGCCCTCAAAGTCCCGGACCGCCTCAGTATCCTCACATACGTCTCGCAGTACTACAACTACTTCCACGGACGCTCCCCAA tcGGCGGCGTGGCGGCCGTAAAACGTCCCGCCGAACCAATTCCCGTCGGACCGCCCGGGAAGGAGAACGCCCCGGTGGTCTCCAAATTATTCAAGCCGGCTAAGGAGAACCATCCTCCCCCTACGATAAATGTCACAATGCCCACGCCTAACCCCAGACACCCGAGGACGACGACGCAA GAGTTTTCGGGGTCGAAAGGTCATTCGACGGGAACTCTGAGTAACAAGTGTGCGTCCTGCAATAACCACGTTCATCTGGTGCAGCGGTATTTAATGGCTGGGAAATTGTATCACAGGAATTGTGCAAA GTTACTAGATCCACCAAAATCAAGTTCCCTCCTAAGAGACACTCCACCCAGCATTCTTCCTCCAGTAGGCTTGCTCAAAAGTGACACGGTGACACCCGTGGCTCCGCCCCGGGTGGTCCCTCCCAGGGTGACCACCACATCGCCGGTCCGGAAACCCAGTCCCATTTCCCGGAAATCTCCCTCTCCACAACGAGCCCATTTAAAGCCCATCACGCCCTTCGTGGAGAAACCGACCTCTCCCAGCTCTAAGCGACGGTCGCCTAACGACATAACTATCACCACGCCGGTCCTCAAACCCGTTGCTGCGCCCCGCGCCTCCGCCACGGCGGCCAAGACCATCCAGTCCAAGCTCAAGTTCTTCCAGGCAGAAAGTGGAGATACCAAACCCGCATCAGATAGAATCTTGACTGTCTTCAAGTCCGTTCCCGCGACCGAGGAACCCCACGGAGGTCAACTCGGACTTGGAAATGTTGTTGGAAATCGGTCTAACACTGGGGAAGACAAAGAAAGTCCAAGGAAACACAGAGATGGCGGTCAAGTTGGTCATTTTGGAAATGGAAATATTAAAGCTGGCAAAAATCAGCTAAAGGAGAATGTTGATGAAAGCAAAGCAGATACGAAGAAGCATGGAGCTTTTGAAGTTAGTGGATGGAAAGCTCTCTTGAAACCTAATATGGAGGAAAGCAATACCAGTAAGCCTACACCAAAGTCGGACATGTCCAAGAAAAGTGATGC CATTTTGCAGGTACAGAGTGGCAAGAAGGAGGCGGGAGGGGGAAAGAAGGAGGTGGTGGGAGGGGGAAAGATGGAGGTGGAAGTGGGGAAGAAGACAGGATGGGGAAGGAAGGAGGTGGAAGGGGGAAAGAAGGAGGTGGAAGGGGGAAAGAAGACAGGATGGGGAAAGAAGGAGGCGGAAGGGGGAAAGATGGAGGTGGAATGGGGAAAGAAGAAGACAGGGTGGGGAAAAGAGGCGGAAGGGGAAAAGAAGGAGGTAGAAGGGGGAAAGAAGGAGGTAGAAGGGGGAAAGAAGGAGGTGGGATGGGTTAAGAAGGAGGTGGAAGGGGGAAAGAAAGAGGCGGGAGGGGGAAAGAAGGAGGTGGTAGGGGGCAAGAAGGAGGTGGTTGGGGGAAAGAAGGAGGTGGTTGGGGGAAAGAAGGAGGTGGTTGGGGGAAAGAAGGAGGTGGTTGTGGGGAAGAAGGAGGTGGTAGGGGGAAAGAAGGAGGTGGAAAGTGGCAGGGGAAGATTGAGGCTCAAAGTCAATCCGTCCATCTTCTCGGATTTGAAGCTTCCAAGTTTGGAGCCCAGCCCAATCCGAAGCACAACTCCAGAAAGAGGCTCCACGCCCGTCCCGCCGCCCGACACCTCAG AGAAGGAGACCCCCGCAGACTGGAGGTCCATGCTCAAACCCGTCTCCAAAGAATCCAA atctgcCGACCCATCGCAAACCTCCCCTCAAGGACGGACCAACAACAACACCGGCGCCTCCCATTTAATATCAGAAGTGTTGCTAAGGCCTGTGAAACCTCCTTCATCTCAAG GAATCAGCAGTGGTCCAAACGGAGCCAAAACCAAGACCACGTCGGTGGCTAAAGTCGTCAAG ATGAGGCCGGACTTCATCCCCAAAGAGGTCATCTTGAAGGAATTGACGGAGATCGAAGATCAGCTCGACCAATTGGAGAAAAGGGGCGTGACCCTGGAAGCCAAGCTACGTCACAGCGAAGACG AGGGCCAAGATGACTCCGTCATGGACGAGCTCATGGTGGAGTGGTTCACCTTAATCCGGAACAAGCAAGTGGCCATGCGGAGGGAATCCGAGCTGGTCTACGT TGGGAAAACCCAAGACCTGGAAGAGGAGCAGCCCAGTGTCGAGCAGGAACTACGAAAACTGATGGAAAAAGCCG ATCATCTGAAAACGCCGTCGGAACGTAAGCGAGAAGAAGAGCTAATGAGCAAACTTATGGAGATCGTCAATGACCGCAACGCCATCGTGGAAGGTCTTGATGAGGACAGGCTCAG agaagaagaagaagaccagCAACTGGACAAGTTGTTGGAGAACTTTA GTGTAAAGAAAGATAAGTCCAAGAAAAAATCTTCTATGGCTAAATTGTTTGCCTGGGGTAACAAAAAGGAGGCGTGA
- the gaa2 gene encoding LOW QUALITY PROTEIN: lysosomal alpha-glucosidase (The sequence of the model RefSeq protein was modified relative to this genomic sequence to represent the inferred CDS: substituted 1 base at 1 genomic stop codon) yields MEKKRRLRRGDIMASYKLMHPEDVQLSDVNHFVDDDDPLAQTEGASLLPRRLPFSVTTGLLTIGALLVLLCAGWLVGSIFWLHRPANLQPHSHPPPASSKANVSEAFSRFREACALTSEAWRFDCYPEREVVVTREMCEARNCCFVASEGKQTGRNGGIPWCFYPSGFPSYSIKSVEETGLGQKAMLVKDGKTHYPADVMTLELDVRYETDTRLRVRITDPSNPRYEVPISVPTVTKKAERPDYVVELSEEPFGIIVRRNSTGAVLLNTTVAPLLYADQFLQFSTSLASQFIYGLGEHRANFLHDFQWNTLTMWARDVPPMEKTNLYGVHPFYLAMEEEKNAHGFFLLNSNAMDVVLQPGPALTWRTIGGILDFYVFLGPEPGTVIEQYLDVIGHPAMPIYWALGYHLCRWGSKSSSSTWDLVKRMRNDDIPQDVQWNDIDYMEHSLDFTYDRTNFATLPDMVKDLHAHHQRYVMIIDVGISSDQTEGTYPPXDEGLQKGVFIKDTEGKTLIGKVWPGLTAYPDFSDNVTHEWWYENLKTFHDQVEFDGLWIDMNEPSNFVDGSTNGCPSNNLDNPPYMPGVLGGLLRAKTLCASAQQKLSSHYNLHSLYGLMEGRASSNALRRILGKRPFVISRSTFPSQGMYTGHWLGDNRSKWEDLKTSIAGILTFNLLGIPLVGADICGFSEQSEEELCIRWTQLGAFYPFSRNHNAIDMKAQDPTAFSPSANGAMKKALLLRYSLFPFLYTLFHHAHAKAHTVARPLMFEFPNDIKTYNIDKQFLWGRSLLITPVLTPQVDSVEGYFPQGLWYDYYTGDSINSTGEEIRLSAPLDKINLHLREGSIIPTQTPNLTLWVSSGQPLHLVSALSENGTAHGDLFWDDGETLDTFENGQYAYIVFNVAQQTMTSQVLRNHLEATYITVQSASFYGVKEKPSKVQVNSKDAAFAYMRNQVLSVENLGLKLSQNFTISWM; encoded by the exons ATGGAGAAAAAGAGAAG ACTAAGACGCGGCGACATCATGGCGTCCTACAAACTCATGCACCCCGAAGATGTGCAGTTATCTGATGTCAATCACTTTGTCGATGATGACGACCCG TTGGCGCAAACCGAAGGAGCGTCTTTACTTCCCCGTCGTCTACCATTCTCGGTTACCACGGGTCTGCTGACAATTGGCGCCCTTTTGGTGCTCCTCTGCGCTGGCTGGTTGGTGGGTTCCATTTTCTGGCTTCACCGCCCCGCCAACTTGCAACCGCATTCCCACCCGCCACCAGCGAGCTCCAAAGCCAACGTCTCGGAGGCCTTTTCTCGCTTCCGCGAGGCTTGCGCTCTCACCTCGGAGGCTTGGCGTTTTGACTGTTACCCGGAGAGAGAAGTGGTGGTTACCAGAGAGATGTGCGAAGCCAGGAATTGTTGCTTCGTGGCTTCCGAGGGAAAACAAACGGGACGTAATGGCGGTATCCCTTGGTGTTTTTATCCATCGGGTTTCCCATCCTACTCCATCAAGTCGGTTGAGGAAACCGGCTTGGGGCAAAAAGCCATGCTCGTTAAAGACGGGAAGACTCACTACCCTGCTGATGTTATGACGCTGGAGTTGGATGTCCGCTACGAGACGGACACGAGGCTACGTGTTAGG ATCACAGACCCTTCAAATCCTCGATACGAGGTCCCCATTTCCGTGCCCACCGTCACCAAGAAAGCGGAACGTCCTGACTACGTCGTGGAGCTCTCCGAGGAGCCGTTTGGTATTATTGTGAGGAGGAACTCTACTGGAGCTGTGCT TCTGAACACCACCGTGGCTCCTCTCCTTTACGCCGACCAGTTCCTACAGTTTTCCACCTCTTTGGCCAGCCAATTCATCTACGGGCTAGGGGAGCACCGTGCCAACTTCCTACACGATTTCCAGTGGAACACACTCACCATGTGGGCCAGAGATGTGCCTCCTATG GAAAAAACAAACCTCTATGGAGTTCATCCCTTTTACCTCGCcatggaggaggagaagaacgcACATGGATTCTTCCTCCTTAACAGCAATGCAATGG ATGTGGTACTGCAACCCGGACCAGCCCTCACCTGGCGCACCATCGGCGGAATCCTCGACTTTTACGTCTTCCTCGGTCCCGAACCGGGAACTGTGATTGAACAATATCTGGACGTCATAG GTCATCCAGCCATGCCCATCTATTGGGCTTTGGGTTACCACTTGTGTCGCTGGGGTTCTAAATCCAGCAGCTCTACCTGGGACCTGGTCAAGCGCATGAGAAACGATGACATACCTCAG GATGTCCAATGGAACGATATCGACTACATGGAACACAGTCTTGACTTCACATACGACCGGACTAACTTCGCCACGTTGCCCGACATGGTGAAGGACTTACACGCTCACCACCAACGCTACGTGATGATCATT GACGTCGGCATCAGCAGCGACCAGACCGAAGGAACTTACCCACCCTAAGACGAAGGACTCCAAAAAGGCGTTTTTATCAAAGACACGGAAGGAAAAACACTGATTGGGAAG GTGTGGCCAGGGTTAACGGCGTATCCCGATTTTTCTGATAATGTCACTCATGAATGGTGGTATGAAAATCTCAAGACGTTTCATGATCAGGTGGAGTTTGACGGATTATGGATT GACATGAATGAACCATCAAATTTCGTAGATGGCTCCACTAATGGCTGCCCATCGAATAATCTGGATAATCCTCCATATATGCCAG GAGTGTTGGGAGGCTTACTCCGAGCCAAAACACTGTGCGCCTCGGCACAACAGAAGCTATCCAGCCATTACAACCTTCACAGCCTTTACGGACTCATGGAAGGACGCGCTTCTTCAAA CGCCCTGAGGAGGATCTTGGGGAAACGACCTTTTGTCATTTCTCGCTCCACCTTCCCCAGTCAGGGAATGTACACTGGCCATTGGTTGGGAGACAACAGGAGCAAGTGGGAGGATCTTAAAACCTCCATAGCTG gaattttgacttttaaccTTCTAGGCATCCCATTGGTGGGCGCTGACATTTGCGGTTTTAGTGAGCAAtcggaggaggagctttgtatTCGCTGGACGCAATTGGGCGCTTTTTACCCCTTTAGCCGCAACCACAACGCTATCGACATGAAG GCCCAAGACCCAACCGCCTTCAGCCCGTCGGCTAACGGCGCCATGAAAAAAGCTCTACTACTGCGCTATTCGCTATTTCCATTCCTCTACACGCTCTTCCATCACGCTCATGCAAAGGCGCACACTGTCGCTCGGCCACTCATGTTCGA ATTTCCAAACGACATCAAAACATACAATATTGACAAGCAGTTCCTCTGGGGGAGGAGCCTCCTGATTACTCCAGTGTTAACCCCTCAAGTGGATTCTGTGGAGGGCTATTTCCCACAAGGCCTGTGGTACGACTACTACACA GGCGACTCCATCAACAGCACGGGTGAAGAAATTCGACTCTCCGCCCCTCTGGATAAGATAAACCTGCATTTGAGGGAAGGCTCCATTATCCCCACACAG ACTCCCAATCTGACCTTATGGGTGAGCAGTGGTCAACCACTTCATCTGGTTTCCGCGCTTTCCGAGAACGGCACGGCCCACGGCGATTTATTCTGGGATGACGGCGAGACTTTGGATACCTTCGAGAACGGCCAGTATGCTTACATCGTCTTCAACGTGGCTcag CAAACGATGACCTCACAGGTACTCCGCAACCACTTGGAGGCCACGTACATCACGGTGCAGTCGGCGTCCTTCTATGGGGTGAAGGAAAAGCCCAGCAAGGTGCAGGTTAACTCCAAAGATGCTGCATTTGCTTACATGAGGAACCAG GTTTTATCGGTAGAAAATCTGGGCCTTAAACTCAGTCAGAACTTCACCATCAGTTGGATGTGA
- the LOC144198229 gene encoding uncharacterized protein LOC144198229 yields the protein MMMMMSEEEQHQDVGCLINSDGEEVDLSDIREPAESLSRASGPSEKDKPASFHSCSVCGKDFPYASKLQRHLRTHSGERPFPCPVCQKRFPEKGLLMIHERVHTGEKPFPCTFCEKRFASQGELRLHRRTHTGERPYGCGVCLKSFSRHWHLKTHLDAMHSEAVAGFTRKKFPCSDCEKSCNSAAELRDHQRTHTGERPYRCSFCDKRFALSGTLVRHERLHTGITPYHCTDCGKTFAQQWTLTTHMRTHTGEKPYSCAQCEKSFVAPGELRRHTRIHTGEKPYACTDCGRQFSLAGTLRNHRKSCVQGRNVADVGQSSEGASPEGEREGQSSGVEVKRCLSDPGISELQDTPVFKASPSSSCSPASLSEDIHPENNPIEHEKELSVVVKEEEEEKALCEETSAPECPSEDKNGPPMKKEENDNHVINNGAITSNVEKAPPPTSPATKDRRRNGKATSSYCCGLCGRDCHKMSALQIHMRIHSGEKPYQCALCGKQFTQKGQLKGHQKVHTGEKPFACPECGKCFAHSGAMNRHRLTHTGEKPYHCSLCQRSFNQSGRLREHEKTHFGDKLNCPECDKTFTRSSSLKNHLRLHTGERPYSCDLCGRGFSRSQSLRLHKRKHQMLRSGLSPGDDELSDNGSQAERCITVKNIDELFV from the exons atgatgatgatgatgagcgAAGAAGAGCAACATCAGGATGTCGGTTGCCTGATCAACTCGGATGGAGAAGAAGTGGACTTGTCAGACATCC gAGAGCCCGCCGAAAGCTTATCCAGGGCGTCGGGCCCGAGCGAAAAGGATAAACCGGCCTCCTTCCACAGCTGCTCGGTCTGCGGCAAAGACTTCCCCTATGCCTCCAAGCTCCAGCGCCACCTGCGCACGCATTCGGGGGAGCGACCCTTCCCATGCCCCGTGTGCCAGAAGAGGTTCCCCGAGAAGGGTCTGCTGATGATCCACGAACGGGTCCACACGGGGGAGAAACCTTTCCCATGCACCTTCTGCGAGAAGCGCTTTGCCAGCCAGGGCGAGTTGCGGCTCCACCGGCGCACGCATACGGGCGAGCGTCCATACGGTTGTGGCGTGTGCCTAAAAAGCTTCTCTCGCCACTGGCACCTCAAGACGCACCTGGACGCCATGCATTCCGAAGCGGTGGCCGGTTTCACCAGGAAGAAGTTCCCGTGCTCGGATTGTGAGAAGAGCTGTAACTCCGCCGCCGAGTTGCGGGACCATCAGAGGACTCACACTGGTGAGAGACCATACCGCTGCTCGTTCTGCGATAAGCGCTTCGCCCTGTCGGGCACGCTGGTGCGCCACGAACGCCTGCACACCGGCATTACGCCGTACCACTGCACCGACTGCGGTAAAACCTTCGCACAGCAGTGGACGCTGACCACGCACATGCGGACGCACACCGGAGAGAAACCGTACAGCTGCGCGCAGTGCGAAAAGTCCTTTGTGGCGCCGGGAGAGCTGCGGAGGCACACGCGCATACACACCGGGGAGAAACCGTACGCCTGCACCGACTGTGGAAGGCAGTTTTCCCTGGCCGGGACTTTGAGGAACCACCGGAAGTCGTGCGTGCAGGGAAGAAACGTGGCCGATGTCGGACAAAGCTCAGAAGGGGCGTCGCCGGAGGGAGAACGGGAAGGCCAGAGTAGCGGCGTTGAGGTGAAAAGATGTCTTTCGGATCCTGGG ATATCGGAACTCCAAGATACACCGGTCTTTAAAGCCTCACCTTCCTCCTCTTGTTCGCCCGCTTCTCTCTCAGAGGACATCCACCCTGAAAATAACCCAATCGAGCATGAAAAGGAACTTAGTGTCGTTgtgaaagaggaagaggaggaaaaagctTTGTGCG AAGAAACTTCAGCTCCAGAATGTCCTTCTGAGGACAAAAATGGACCTCCAatgaagaaagaagaaaatgataACCATGTTATCAACA atggcgccatcacatcCAACGTGGAGAAAGCCCCTCCTCCAACGTCCCCGGCAACCAAAGATCGGCGACGCAACGGCAAGGCCACCAGCTCATACTGCTGCGGCCTTTGCGGCCGAGACTGCCACAAAATGTCGGCACTCCAAATCCACATGCGCATCCACTCGGGTGAGAAACCCTACCAATGCGCCCTGTGCGGGAAGCAGTTCACCCAGAAAGGTCAACTCAAAGGCCACCAGAAAGTCCACACGGGGGAGAAACCCTTTGCCTGCCCTGAATGTGGCAAGTGCTTCGCTCACTCTGGTGCCATGAACCGCCACCGGCTTACGCACACTGGAGAGAAACCCTACCACTGCTCGCTATGTCAACGTAGCTTCAACCAGTCGGGACGACTACGGGAACACGAGAAGACCCACTTTGGGGATAAGCTCAACTGCCCCGAGTGTGATAAGACCTTCACGCGTTCATCCAGCCTCAAGAACCATCTAAGGTTGCACACAGGAGAGAGACCATACAGCTGCGACCTGTGCGGACGTGGATTCAGCCGTTCACAGAGCCTCAGGCTGCACAAACGTAAACATCAGATGCTACGGTCCGGCTTATCCCCGGGAGACGACGAACTATCCGACAATGGCTCCCAAGCTGAAAGGTGTATCACTGTCAAAAATATAGACGAGCTATTTGTGTAA